In Bacillus thuringiensis, the DNA window ATGTAAATAATGCGGATGAGGTAGTTGCCAATTGGGAAGAAATTAAAAAACAAGAAAAAGGATTCGTGAAAGAATCTGTGTTAAGCGGAGTTCCCAAAAGTTTGCCACAGTTACTACGTGCTTATGAAATCCAGAAAAAAGCTGGCAAGGTTGGTTTTGATTGGGCTGATGTACAACCGATGATAGAGAAAGCCTTAGAAGAATGGCAAGAGTTCCAACAAGAAGTTACAAACATGGATGAGGCGAAGATGTTAGGTGAATTTGGCGATTTACTATTTGCGTTTGTTAATATAGCTCGTCATTATAAAATAGATCCAGAAGAGGCGTTACATTCAACGAATGAAAAGTTCGTCGGTCGTTTCTTATACATGGAGGCAAAGGTAGCTGAAATGAATAAAGAGATGCAAGATTTATCATTAGAGCAGTTAGATGTTTTATGGGAAGAGGCAAAACAAACAGAGCGTTAGTAGGGGGATTTGATATGCGTCTAGATAAGTTTTTAAAAGTATCACGTTTAATTAAGAGAAGAACATTAGCGAAAGAAGTAGCTGATCAAGGAAGAATATCAATTAATGGTCAAGTGGCAAAAGCGAGTTCAGATGTGAAAGTAGCTGATGAATTAACAATTCGTTTCGGTCAAAAAATAGTAACTGTAAAAATAAACGAATTGAAAGAAACGACTAAAAAAGAAGATGCAGCAAATATGTATAGTTTAGTTCGCGAAGAAAAAGTAAAGGCTGAAGAAGGCTTGTTCTAAA includes these proteins:
- a CDS encoding RNA-binding S4 domain-containing protein; this encodes MRLDKFLKVSRLIKRRTLAKEVADQGRISINGQVAKASSDVKVADELTIRFGQKIVTVKINELKETTKKEDAANMYSLVREEKVKAEEGLF